One window from the genome of Hydra vulgaris chromosome 02, alternate assembly HydraT2T_AEP encodes:
- the LOC100198338 gene encoding vesicle transport protein SEC20, translating into MEEDEDIPIELTIDHQMLIKIEMELQDLLFKIENEYTTVDSFDEAINKVRHKIAAFKVAFAKFEQAALEFNDNINFEKKILPIINGHQSFLLSLQKCFQKSSISGQNRIMNITKTELLGNTQETYLKQRKKNGKAESVKTSTDITENLLNIARIMDSQIKQGEATNAALSNSSTMIVETHEEFKGLTGIVNMSHKLLNKYTRREMTDTLLIFFGLVLFFATVLYVISKRL; encoded by the coding sequence ATGGAGGAAGATGAAGATATTCCGATTGAATTGACAATTGATCAtcaaatgttaattaaaatagaaatggAATTGCAAGACCTTTTATTTAAGATTGAAAATGAATATACCACAGTTGATAGTTTTGATGAAGCTATTAACAAAGTACGACATAAAATTGCTGCATTTAAAGTTGCTTTTGCAAAGTTTGAACAAGCTGCTCTTGagtttaatgataatattaactttgaaaaaaaaattttacctatCATAAATGGGCACCAGTCATTTTTATTGTcacttcaaaaatgttttcaaaagtCTTCTATAAGTGGTCAAAATCGAATAATGAACATTACAAAAACAGAGTTGTTAGGGAATACacaagaaacttatttaaagcAAAGGAAGAAAAATGGAAAAGCAGAATCTGTAAAAACCTCTACTGATATCACTGAAAATCTTCTAAATATAGCACGGATCATGGACAGTCAGATCAAACAAGGAGAAGCAACAAATGCTGCTCTCAGCAATTCTTCTACAATGATTGTAGAAACACACGAAGAGTTTAAAGGACTTACTGGCATTGTGAATATGTCCCACAAACTCTTAAATAAGTATACTCGTCGTGAAATGACTGAtacattattgattttttttggtttagtattattttttgcaacagTTTTGTATGTTATTTCTAAAAGGCTTTGA
- the LOC136076060 gene encoding E3 SUMO-protein ligase ZBED1-like, translated as MVIQDDDPRYIALFKEKFVNEMERSFNDFSNDTSNERSNVRQRLSKLLESIPDLRPVSIEQEPKEASAKNLKMAFNLPDLDEVDSPKEDELSRYRKEPCAKMDSDPLQWWNLHQGSYPRLATIAKKYLLVPATTVPCERLFSTAGFIADKHRSSLLPDSLNMLLCLKDWL; from the exons ATGGTTATTCAAGATGATGATCCTCGTTACATCGCgctatttaaagaaaaatttgtaaatgaaatGGAGCgcagttttaatgatttttcgAATGATA CTTCAAATGAAAGATCAAATGTCAGGCAGAGATTATCGAAGCTTCTTGAATCTATTCCAGACCTCAGACCAGTATCAATAGAACAAGAACCAAAAGAG GCATCagcaaaaaatcttaaaatggCATTCAATCTACCAGATCTGGATGAAGTTGATTCCCCAAAAGAAGATGAATTGAGTCGATATCGCAAAGAACCCTGCGCCAAAATGGATTCAGATCCTCTTCAGTGGTGGAACCTACATCAAGGTTCATATCCTCGATTAGCAACAATTGCGAAGAAATATTTGCTGGTTCCAGCGACTACAGTTCCATGCGAAAGACTGTTTTCAACCGCTGGATTCATTGCAGACAAGCACAGATCATCTCTGCTGCCAGATTCATTGAACatgttattatgtttaaaagactggctttaa